CCAGTCACGGTTATTGAAGAATTCTTGCCATAAAATACGGCCAATCATGATGCTATCCGGCCCCCCGAGCAGCTCAGGAATAACAAATTCGCCTACCGCCGGAATAAAAACCAACATAGAACCGGCCACAATTCCCCCTTTGGTCAAAGGCACAATCACACTGACAAAGGTTTTAAATGGCTTCGCCCCCAGATCCAGTGCCGCTTCCACCAATGAATAGTCCAGTCTGGTCAGTGCGGTATAGATAGGCAGCACCATGAAAGGCAGATAGGAATAGACCACGCCGATATAGACCGCCAGATTGGTGTGCAGAATAATCAACGGTTGATCGATAATTCCGGCCCAAATCAGGAAGTTATTCAGAATGCCGTTATTTTTCAGGATACCCATCCAGGCATAAACCCGAATCAGGAATGAAGTCCATGACGGCAGGATCACCAACAGCAATAAGATATTGCGCGTGGATGACTTGCTGTGAGCTATCGCCCATGCCAATGGATAACCGATAATCAGGCAACACAAGGTCGATACCGCAGCCACTTGCAGAGATTGCAGGTAAGCATCGATATACAGTGGATCATCAAGTAGTTGCAGATAGTTGCCAAGATTGAGCGAGATATCCAGCTTGCTGTCCAGCCAGGTCACCAAGTCGGTATAAGGCGGAACTGCCCGCACCATCTCTGCCAGACTGATTTTGAAGACAATCAGGAACGGCAACATAAACAGCAGGAATAACCATAAATAAGGGATGCCGATAACCAATTTGCGGCCATGCGACATTTGGAAACGTTGAATCAGCGCTTTAACCGGCCCCACCGCGCGGGTCGGTGGCTCTGCTGCTCCATGAGTGGATTCTGGTATCACAATATTTTGCTCCCCTAATGATCAGCTACAGGCCGATCAGTTACCCAAGACGACACAGCTGTCAGCATCCCAGCAGAGTTGTACTTCATCACCCCAGGTTGGCATCCCTTTGCGGTAACGATGGCCGTTCTGTAGCTGTGCAGTGAGCATCTGTCCGCTGTGTAATTTCACGTGATAAATGGACAAGTCGCCCAGATAAGCAATGTGTACCACTTCACCAACGGCAAAGTTGCAACCATCCTCCGGCACCTGTTCACACAACATCACTTTTTCTGGCCGCAGCGCGACAAAGACGGGAACACCATCAACCACAGACGCGTCTGAATCCACTTTCAATGGATGGCGCAGTCCGGGGCTGTCAATAACCAGCGCATCATCTAAACGCTCTTTTAATACGCCTTCAAACACATTCACCGAGCCGATAAACTCAGCACTGAATCTGCTGTTCGGATGTTCATAAATCTCTTCCGGCTCACCAATTTGCACGAACTTACCACGGTTCATAATGGCGATGCGCCCAGCCATGGTCATGGCCTCTTCCTGGTCGTGGGTAACCATCACGCAAGTTGCTCCGACACGCTCCAGAATATCCACCACTTCGAGTTGCATGCGGTCGCGCAGTTTTTTATCCAACGCGCCCATCGGCTCATCCAGCAACAGCAGTTTTGGCCGTTTGGCCAGGCTACGAGCCAAAGCGACCCGTTGGCGTTGACCGCCGGACAGCTGATGTGGCTTACGTTTGGCAAACTCTTGCATATGTACCAGTGTTAGCATCTCTGCCACCCGGCTTTTAATTTCATTAGCAGGTAATTTGTCTTGCTTCAAACCAAACGCGATATTTTGCTCAACAGTCATATGTGGGAACAATGCATATGACTGGAACATCATATTAATTGGGCGCTGATAAGGCGGTACATGCGACAAATCCTGCCCATCAAGGACAATTTGCCCCTGTGTCGGCTGCTCAAAGCCAGCCAGCATTCGCAACAGGGTGGATTTTCCACACCCTGAAGCCCCTAACAGCGCAAAAATCTCACCTTTGTAGATAGTCAAATTGACATCATCTACTGCAGCCTGACCATCAAATGATTTGGTTAAATTGCGAATCTCCAGCAAGGGTGTAAACACCTTCTGGGATTTTGGCTGTGGGCGGGGAATGACATCATTCACTCAGCGCGCTCTCCGTAAAAGCAGAACAGGCCGCATTCGAGGTGCGGCGCAATAAAAAACAGGAACAGGAAGATAACCCCCTGTTCCTACCATGATCTATTTTACTTATCCATCAATCTGTTATCAGTGACAGGCTCACCACCAGCAGCTGATTCCCATCGATGGTTTATTTGCCGCTTTTCACTTTAGTCCAAGCCCGAGTGATCACGCGATCAATTTTCGGATCTTGTACTTTTAATGTGAACATTTTGGCTCGCACATCTGCCGGTGGATAAATACCTGGATTATCACGGACTTCTGCGTTCACCAGCGGGGTGGCAGCTTGGTTGGCATTGGCGTAGAACACGTGGTTACTAATATTGGCTATCACATCAGGGCGCATCAGGTAATTCAGGAACTGATAGGCTTCATCCTGATTTTTGGCATCCGCAGGCATGGCAAACACGTCAAAGAAGGCTAATGCTCCCTCTTTCGGAATGCTATAAGCCACATTCACACCATTTTTGGCTTCTTTGGCACGATTAGAAGCCTGCATGATGTCGCCAGCCCAACCCACAGCCACACAGATGTCACCGTTTGCCAGATCATTAATGTATTGCGATGAGTGGAAATAACGGATATTTGGCCGCAGTTTCAATAACAACTCGGTAGCAGGGCCAGTGTAATCAGTGGCCTGAATACTGTTGGGATCTTTACCTAAATAATTAAGGACGGTGGCAAAAATCTCACTTGGCGCATCCAGGAAGGAAACACCGCAGCTTTTCAACTTCTCAAGATTTTCCGGTTTCAGCACCAGATCCCAACTGTTTACCGGTGCGTCTTTCCCAAGTGCCGCTTTCACTTTCTCGACGTTATAGCCAATACCGGTCGTCGCCCACAGATACGGAATGGCATATTTGTTATCGGGATCGTGCTTACCAACCAGCGTCAGCAATTCAGGATCAAGATTTTTGTCATTCGGTAATTTACTTTTATCCAGCGGCTTAAATACGCCCGCAGACAATTGGCGCTCGAGGAAACTGGCTGACGGCACCACCAAATCAAACCCGGTGCTCCCCGCCATCAATTTACCTTCCAACACCTCGTTGGAGTCAAACACATCATAGACAACTTTAATGCCGGTTTCTTTTTGGAAATTAGCCAGCGTATCTGGCGCGATATAATCAGACCAGTTGTAAATGTGCAGTGTTTTTTCTTCAGCAGATGCTGAGACGGACGCGGCCATTAACAGGCCAGCAGCAACACCCGATAACCACTTTTTACGTTGGGTGAACATCCGTTAACTCCTCCAGAATAGGGGGTAAATTCGTGCGATAAATTTGTATCCAGTGGGATACAACACGGTTGTCCTGCGAGTGCTATTGCCACAAACACCAGATGCATGACTATGCACAGTGAGTGATTATTAACCTAACAAGGATAATCACTGATTTTGCGGAGGAATATTATGCCCTTTGCAGAAACAGCAGCATAACCGCAGTTCGGAATCCACACCAGACTCTAGGGTAAAAAACGCCTTTTATCGATTTTTTATGCATATTCTATCTATGTAATGCGTCACTAATGGCATAAACGGCGACAAATATCTGGCAAAGGAGGGTAAAAAGCAGAATATCTTATGGTTTAGCGGGGGAATCTTAAGGCTTACCGAGAGAATAAATAGTGTGCCACTGGTTATCAGCAGCACCTTGATTTTGATGCACGGGAGTCAATTAATGAATTTAATGTATAACAGGGTAAGCCGTGGCGGTTTGCGGTAACTCATCATCGTCGCTGTTACCAATAAATAATAAATCATTGGCGCGCGCTTCCAGAATAATCATCGAAATCTGCTCTTCGCACTGCTGCATAAAGTAGCCAAACTGGGCGAATGTAACCCCGACCTCAACAGTCAGGGACTGGCAGACAATCAGTTTTGGCAGATTATCATCCTGAATATCGATAAACGCTTTAACTGTCAGCGAGCTGGCATTGATTTGACTGAGATCCGCGACCAGCGGGATCAACGCTGTAGGGCGTACCTCGGCCAGCGCTGAAAACAGGATAACGTTATCCACCAAATCAATTTTGGCATCAAACACACCCTCAAAATTTTGCATATGCGGCAAATGCAGTGCCTGGCAAGAATCGCACTCAAAAAATGAGAT
The sequence above is drawn from the Yersinia enterocolitica subsp. enterocolitica genome and encodes:
- the potF gene encoding spermidine/putrescine ABC transporter substrate-binding protein PotF, with protein sequence MFTQRKKWLSGVAAGLLMAASVSASAEEKTLHIYNWSDYIAPDTLANFQKETGIKVVYDVFDSNEVLEGKLMAGSTGFDLVVPSASFLERQLSAGVFKPLDKSKLPNDKNLDPELLTLVGKHDPDNKYAIPYLWATTGIGYNVEKVKAALGKDAPVNSWDLVLKPENLEKLKSCGVSFLDAPSEIFATVLNYLGKDPNSIQATDYTGPATELLLKLRPNIRYFHSSQYINDLANGDICVAVGWAGDIMQASNRAKEAKNGVNVAYSIPKEGALAFFDVFAMPADAKNQDEAYQFLNYLMRPDVIANISNHVFYANANQAATPLVNAEVRDNPGIYPPADVRAKMFTLKVQDPKIDRVITRAWTKVKSGK
- the potH gene encoding putrescine ABC transporter permease PotH; protein product: MIPESTHGAAEPPTRAVGPVKALIQRFQMSHGRKLVIGIPYLWLFLLFMLPFLIVFKISLAEMVRAVPPYTDLVTWLDSKLDISLNLGNYLQLLDDPLYIDAYLQSLQVAAVSTLCCLIIGYPLAWAIAHSKSSTRNILLLLVILPSWTSFLIRVYAWMGILKNNGILNNFLIWAGIIDQPLIILHTNLAVYIGVVYSYLPFMVLPIYTALTRLDYSLVEAALDLGAKPFKTFVSVIVPLTKGGIVAGSMLVFIPAVGEFVIPELLGGPDSIMIGRILWQEFFNNRDWPVASAVATVMLVLLIVPIIWFHKHQNKAAGGAV
- a CDS encoding YbjN domain-containing protein, with translation MDSLIVPDLALLRRWLDQLGISFFECDSCQALHLPHMQNFEGVFDAKIDLVDNVILFSALAEVRPTALIPLVADLSQINASSLTVKAFIDIQDDNLPKLIVCQSLTVEVGVTFAQFGYFMQQCEEQISMIILEARANDLLFIGNSDDDELPQTATAYPVIH
- the potG gene encoding putrescine ABC transporter ATP-binding subunit PotG; translation: MNDVIPRPQPKSQKVFTPLLEIRNLTKSFDGQAAVDDVNLTIYKGEIFALLGASGCGKSTLLRMLAGFEQPTQGQIVLDGQDLSHVPPYQRPINMMFQSYALFPHMTVEQNIAFGLKQDKLPANEIKSRVAEMLTLVHMQEFAKRKPHQLSGGQRQRVALARSLAKRPKLLLLDEPMGALDKKLRDRMQLEVVDILERVGATCVMVTHDQEEAMTMAGRIAIMNRGKFVQIGEPEEIYEHPNSRFSAEFIGSVNVFEGVLKERLDDALVIDSPGLRHPLKVDSDASVVDGVPVFVALRPEKVMLCEQVPEDGCNFAVGEVVHIAYLGDLSIYHVKLHSGQMLTAQLQNGHRYRKGMPTWGDEVQLCWDADSCVVLGN